The Pyxidicoccus sp. MSG2 DNA segment GACGCCGCGGGCGTCCTGACGCGAGTCGAGCCCAACACGAGTTGAGCTCGAGCCCGGTCAGGGCTCGTCGAAGATGAGCAGTCCGCGCGACGTGTCCACGACGTACACGTACCCGTCCCCGGGCACGCGGATGCCGATGGCGCCCTCGGCCCCGCTGTCCGTGCGCTCGGGGTCCGTCTCGCGGTAGGTGTTGAAGTGCGCCACCTCGCGCGGCTTCGTGGGGTTGGACACGTCCAGCACGCGCACGCCCTCGTGATACCAGGCGACGTACAGCCGCGTGCCCACCAGCAGCATGTTGTGGATGGAGGTGACGTCCCGCAGCTTGTACTGGCCAATCTTCACGATGTGGGCGGGGTCGGTGACGTCCAGCACGCGAAGAGAGGCGCCGGAGCCCTCTCCGCCCTCGAAGGCGATGGTGCGGCCCGCGAAGGTGCCCACGGCATTGTGATGGCTGTAGCTGTTGGCATACGGGTAGGTCCCCAGCAGCTTCACGTCCTCGAGGTTGCTGACGTCGACGACGTGGTAGCCGGCCGCGGTGTGGTTGACGTAGAGCCGGCCTCCGTACGCGAAGGCATCATGCGGCCCGTCGTACGAGTCGATGAGCGGGAGCTGGATGCGCTGCCGCAGCACGGGCGCGAGCGGCTGGGAGACGTCGAAGACGAACGTGGAGCTCTCGGGCGGGGGCGCCATGCCATAGAGCCGGTCTCCGTCCACGAGCACGGTGTGGATGTCGAGCGGCGCGGCGCCAGCAGGCACCGTCCGCACGAAGGCGGGATTGGCCGGGTCGGTGATGTCGAACACGACCACTCCGGTGGCATTGCTGGCCACATAGAGCGCGTCTCCCTTCGCCCAGACGCCGTTCCAGTAATTCTCCTCCGGCAGGCTGATGACCTTCTTCAGCACCGGGTGCCTCCGGTCCTTCACGTCGAAGACGGTGAGGCCGCCCGCCTTGCCGGAACGCGCGGAGGTGCTGACGGAGACGACGTAGGCATGCTCCTTCGTGACGTAGACGTCCACGGGCATGCCCTGCGCCACGGAGGACTCGGAGACGCGCTGGAGCCCACCCGAGGACTCGGCCTCTCCTTCCCGCCACGACATCCGGACCGCCTCGAACGTGGCGCTCGAGCGGACGACACCGTTGACGCAGCGGGCCTGGCAGCCGGTGAACCGCCCCGGCGTCCGGGCCTCGCACCCTGCGAAGAGCACGCGAGTCGAGCCACCATCGGCTCGCAGGGTGTGCTGTGCCAGGAAGAGGCTCTGCCCATCCTTCTGCTTCGACGTGAGGGGCGTGCCCAGCCCGGTATCGGGACCGCCGTCCGAGCGGAACTGGAAGGAGAAGCTGGTGACGGGCCCCTCCTCGTAGCGCATCCTCACCTGGTAGATGCCATCCTCTGGCACAGTGCCCAGGGTTGCGCGGTCGCACGCGGACAGGTCGAACTGGGAGGGCTCGGGGCATGCCGGGGAGGTACTACCGGGCTCGGGCAGGAAGGCGCACGGGGCCAGCGCGCCCGGGTCCTCCATGGAGTCGCCCCACTCCTCCAGCACGGTGTAGCCGCCATCCCACGGTGTGCCCGCATCCTCGCCAGGTAGGGTCCCGGCATCGGGAGCGGGACGCGGTGGGTCATCGCACCCGGAGAGCACTGCCAGCACGTGCAGTGCGCTGAGGAACACGGCCAGGGGAAAGCGCGGCAAGGGTGACATCGGGGGGCCCCTCGAACACGTCATCACGTGCGACTGCGGGATGCGCTGCATCATGAGAGTGCGCGCGCTCACCCCTCCGGAATGGTTGCGAAATGAAGGTGACCTCTCGCTGTGCAGGCGAAAACCGCGGGCGGCCGCCCCCTCCTGGTACTGCCATTGCTTGTCCGCGCCCACACACCGGAACGAATGCGACGTACGATGGCCCTCGCCCGGGGGGCCTCATGACGACCGCTGTCGCAGTCACCTCGCAGGACTTCACGCACCGCCACGTCCCCGTCTTCGGCAAGCCCGTGCATCGGCTGGGTCTGGCCGCCAACTACGGCATCGACGAGGCCGGGATGCGCGCCGCCTTCGAGCGCGGCCTCAACTACGTCTACTGGACGCCCACCGCGCGCAAGATGACGCGTGTGCTCCGCGAGTCCCTCAAGCCGCACCGCGAGCGCTTCGTCGTCGCCGCCTGCACCACCCTCGGCTGGTTCCCGGGCCAGGTGCGTCGGAGCTGCGAGCGCGCCCTCAAGGTGCTCGGCACGGACTACCTGGACCTCTTCCAGCTCTCCTGGCTCGGCACCACCAGCGCGTGGACTCCGGGCACGGTGGATGTGCTGATGAAGCTCAAGGAGGAAGGCAAGGTCCGCGCCCTCGGCGTCTCCATCCATGACCGGGAGCGCGCCGGACGGCTCGCGGAGGACTCGCCGCTCGACTTGCTGATGATTCGCTACAACGCCGCCCACCCCGGCGCCGAGCGCGACATCTTCCCGCACCTGGCCCGCCGCAAGCCCGCCGTCATCGCGTACACCGCCACGAGCTGGCGCCGCCTCCTCAAGCGCCCGCGCGGCTGGGACGGCCCCGTCCCCACCGCCGGAGACTGCTACCGCTTCTGCCTCTCCAACGCGCACGTGGACGTGGTCCTCACCGGCCCCGCCAACACCGCCCAGCTCGACGACAACCTCGCCGCCCTGGAGCGCGGCCCCATGTCCGCGCAGGAGCTCCAGTGGATGCGCGACTTCGGCCGCGTCGTCCACGGCTGATACGCAACCCGGACGACACGTCCCGCCGGACTCAACTTTCGTGGCCTCCCGGGCGACAATGTCCGGGAGTCCAGGCCACTGCAGCAGTGCACAGGGGGAGTCGCCACATGTCTTCGAAGATCTCCAGGAACCCATCGCCCCAGTCGATTTCCACTCCGAGCGAGCCGAAGCCCTCGGCCGCCCCGGAGAAGAACACCGCGACGGTGGCCGCCAGCACGCCGAAGCCCCTCCGCGCCACCGACGGGTTCGACGCTCCGAAGTCCGCCTCGCGGCAGACGGTGTCGCTGGACACGCCCACGCGGCAGCAGTTGGGGGGCACCGGTGGGACGCCTGGCGTCGCCACGGTGACCGGCCCGGGTGAGGACGGGAAGATGACCGTGCGCGTGGAGACGAACATGCACACCGTCTACCCCCTGGGGCTGCCGGCGCGCGGCTACATCGAGATTCGCGTGACGCCGCTGAACCTCAACATCGCGCCGGAGAACCTGCAGGCGGAGATGGACCGCGCCATGGCCGAGAAGCAGGCCGACGACGCGAGTACCTACGGCGCGGAGCTCGCGGCCCATGGCTATTCGTCGCTCGAGGAGTGGTCCCGCGACACGGGCTACTACGGCTCCCCTTCACACATCGCGTGGGCCGAGGCCGCCAGCGCCCGCTCCGGCGGCCAGATTCCCGCCGAGTACTGGATGCGCTTCGACCCGTTCGGCGGCACCGCCGGCAACGGCCCGAACATCCTTCCGACGGGCGAGTACCCCGGCGCCCTGAGCCGCATCGCCATGGCGCACGACACCGACTGGGACCTGGGCCGCTACTTCGGCGCGGGCCCGCTGGCGTCGCTGCGAGGCCAGCCCCACCCGGAGAACCTGGGCACCGTCGGCCTGATACCGGGCCAGGGCGTCGACAACTACTCGACCGGCCATGCGGACTGGCAGGTGACGTATGGCAGCGAGGTCATCCTCCCCGGCAGCCCGCCTCCACCGCAGATTGCCTGAGCGGCGCGTAGTAGAAGCGCGGCCATGCACCCGCGCCGACGTGACATCGACGAAGCCCTCCTCGACCTGCGCACCCGCGTCCCCGGTGGGAAGATTGTAGACCACTGGGGAGGCGAGCCGAACTGGCCCACGCCCGAGCAGAAGCGCCTGCGCGAGAAGTGGTTCGACAGCATGGCCGAAGCGCTGGACGCGGCCCTCCAGCGCACCACCTTCGAGCCCATCACGATTCCCGGCGCCCGAAGCCCTCCGGACTGGGAGTTCATCGTTGCCCATGCCCTGAAGCGGCTGGGCGGCCCCGTCGCCTCCTTCCCGGGCTTCTCAGAGACGAAGCAGCGAGGCGGGGAGACGTTCATCACGCTCGGCACGACGTCGGATGAGCTCGTCGTCTACCAGGGGCCGCTGGAGCTGCACGGCCACGTCCACCTGTCCGGGACGGTGGTGGTCCTGGGAGACCTCATCGTCCATGGCGCGCTGATGGATGGCGACCCGGCCGACTCGGGAATCGTGGTCATCGGCAACGAGCGGGTGCGCGCGCTCTACAGGGGAGCGGACCACCTCGTCGTCGGAGACCTCGAAGCGGACCTGATGATGCAGACGGGCTCGGATGGCTCATGGGACGTGGGCGGAGAGGTTCGCGCGCGGTTGCGGCTCGAAGACTCCGACCTGCTGTCGCAGGAAGACGCATTGCGGCGGTCGCTCGAGCCCGCACCGACTAAGGAGCTGCTCTCCCATGGATGGAAGCTGTGCCTCGACGTCGGCCGGGGCCGGACGAAGGTCCGTGCGCAGCCGCTGACGGAGTCCCCCTCCGGGGACTGAAGCACACCGCGAGACCGCGCCCCGGGCCCCATTGCCCTGACACGTGCCAACGCAGGGAGTAGGCTGGCGGAGATCTCACCCTCCCTCCTCGCGGGGCATTCCATGGAGCCTGGCTACCTCAATCCGGCATGCCTGCCCCCGGGCACGAGGGTGGGACCGTGGCGTGTGATGGAGCGGCGTGGCTGGGGAGCCTACGGTGCTGTCTACCGCGCCTTCCGGGTGGAGGGCGTCCCCGGGCCCGTGGCGCTCAAGCTGGCCCTGCACCCCGGAGATGAGCGCTTCGCGCGAGAGGGAGAGTTGCTCTCGCGAATCCGGCACCCGAGCGTCCCGCGCCTCGTGGCCCGGGGGAGCTGGCGGCAGCCGGGGGACATCCTCTCCACCCCCTACATCGCGATGGAGTGGATTGAGGGCGTGTCCCTGTACGAATGGGCGCGCGTGCAATGCCCCAGCTCCCGACAGGTGCTCCACGCCCTCGCCAGCCTCGCTCGGGCCCTGGAGGCCACGCATGCCGCAGGCGGCGTCCACAGAGATGTGAAGGGTGACAACGTGCTCGTGAGCGCCGCGGACGGCCAGGTCTTCCTGACCGACTTCGGCTCCGGGCACTACCTGGGTGCCGCCACGCTGACGTCACCGCCGTTCCCGCCCGGGACACCGCACTATCGTTCGCCGGAGGCCTGGCGCTCCGTGCGGCTCCCCTTCCAGGCGTCGGCCCCGCCCTACGCGCCCGGACCGGCGGATGATGTCTTCGCACTGGGGATGACGGCCTACCGGTTGGTGACCGACGACTACCCTCCCACGCCCGCCCCGATGGACGAGGAATCCCATATCTGGAGACCGGAGGGCCCTGGCCCGCGACCTCTACACGCCGTCAACGTCCGCTGCTGTGAGGAATTGAGCGGGCTCGTGTGCCGGATGATCTCCGTACACCCCGAAGCGCGTGGCAGCGCCCGCGAGCTGGCCGAGGCGCTGGAGCAGGCCGCGCGGAGAGCGGGGCCCAAGGCAGACGTGCCGCTCTTCGCGCGGGAGGAACCCCAGCCCGTGGATGCAAGGGGCGCCCCCCGACACGTCGTGCCTCGGGCGGCGGGGCACACCGCGCGGTCCTGGCTCACGGCAGCCAGCCTGGGAGGAGCCGTGGTGCTTGGAGCCGCATGGCTGCTGAGCGCGCATCCTGGAGAGGAGGCAGCGCAAGGACACGCGTCAGCGCCTGAGGACGAGAAGGATGGCGGCACCGTGGCCGTCGGAGATACCGCGCTGACGGCCCCGGTGTCTCCTCGGGCACCGTCCGCGTGGTCGGCCATCAGTGTGGATGTTCCCCCCAGGCCCCTTCCGGGACAGCAACGGGTGGATACCTCCGGCCGATGTCCCAGCAGGACGCAGGTTCCCATCAACGGTGGGTGCTGGACGAAGCTGGCCGTGAGCATGAAGGACTGTGACGCGAGCTTTAACTATTACGAGTACAAAGGCGCGTGTTACGGGCCCGCCCTCCCGCCGGCTCGGCCTTCCACCTCAGGGCCCGCGGAGCACTCCGAGTACGACACCCCATAGGCCCGTGTCTCAACAATCCGGTGCGGTACAGAGGCAACAACACCATGACTGGAAGATCCTTCTCCCTCCCGCAACGACTTGGGCTCGTCGCAGCGCTCTGTGCCTCTGCCCTCGTGGCCTGTTCAGACAAGCCCTCCACCGAGAGCGATGCCGGCACTTCCGATGCTGGGACTTCTCTCAAGAACAGCTGCCTGGGGCCTTCGAGCGCCAACGTGGCCAATGCGAGGTTGCCAGCGGGGTACTGTGCATGGACCTGGGCGACCGCTGCTGATCCGCGAGGGTTGATCGTCGCTCCGAACGGAGACGTTCTGGTGGTCGAGCGCACCGCGGGTCGAATCGCCGCGCTCTACGATTCGAACGGTGACGGCGTTTCGGATTCGTCCGAACGGGCGACGCTGGTCGAGGTCAGCGGGCTCAACCATGGCATCACACTGCACGACGGATATCTCTATGCCTCTTCCGCGACGCGCGTCCTGCGTTGGCCGTTCGCAACCGGCACGAGAGCAGCGCTTAGCGGCCAGGAAGCAGTGGTGACCGGCATCCCTTCGGGCGGCCATGCCACCCGGACGATCATCTTCGACGCCGAAGGCCGCCTCTACGTGAGCGTCGGTTCAGCCGCGAACGTGGACAACGATTCGACGCGCGCTCGCATTCGTCGCTTCACCGCGGCCCAGGTTCAGGCGGGCAACGTGGCTTTCACGGACGGCGAGGTGTTTGCCGATGGCCTTCGAAACGAAGTGGGCCTGCGTTTCGACGGCCAGGGCCGGCTGTGGGGTGTGGAAAACGGGCGAGACAATCTCAACCGTGCCGACCTCGGGGGCGACATCCACACCGACAATCCCGCTGAAGAGCTGAACCTCTTCGCCGAAGCCGGGCGGTTCTATGGCTACCCCTATTGCTTCAGTGAGTTTCTGCTTCCGTCGGGTGTGGGAATGGGCCCGAAGACGCAGTGGGCGGATCCGGGCTTCATGAATGATGGCACCCACTCCGATGCGTGGTGCCGCGACGTCAACAATGTGGTGCCTCCGATGCTGGCGATGCCCGCTCACGTTGCGCCGCTCGACATCGTCTTCTACGACGGCGCGTCCTTCCCGCCCGAGGTGGTCGACGACGCCTTCGTCAGCTTCCACGGTTCCTGGAATCGACAGCCCGCCCAGGGCTACGAGGTGGTGCGGGTGGTGTTCGAGAACGGGTCGCCGGTTCGCTACGAGCCGTTCTTCGAGTTCAACAGCGCCAGCGACACCGCAGCCAGCTGGCCGCATCGGCCGGTGGGGTTGGGTGTGGGCCCCAATGGCGAGTTGTTTGTGAGCAGCGACGCGTCAGGCCGAATCATCGCAATCGGCTACCAGCGATAACCGGACGGAGACTCGTTTCAGTCCAACACTCCATCGCTATAGTGGTAGTGCTCTTGACTGGCCGAAGAGAATCCCTGCACGAAAGTGGCAGAGGAGTGTTCTGCTCGCTTGGGCTCGAAAAAGCCTCCGCGCACGGCCCAGTCGTACACGCCCTCGTCAAGAGGGTATTTCGTCAAGGTACCTGACAGGCGATAACGGCCAATCCAATCCTCCGCGGAGCTACGAGCACGAAAGACCCCCGAAGGGAAACGTGCTCCAGCACCACAGAATACCCATACGTCAGCGAGTTCATGGAGCATTCAGGTCTCAATCCAGTTTGGGTGTTTTCAGGTTCATGCTTGAGAGACTGGCCATTCTGCGCTGCACGGCCCCGGACGTGAAGTCCCGGGCCCCGCCCCGGAGGCAACACGGCGCCGAGGCGGGGCGGGCCTCCAGGTCCTTCGCCCGCCCAGGGCCAGCCAGAAGGACCTGGGACCGCAACAGGCGAGCCGGCCCGCACGCCGGCTCATCGACGCGCGAGCGCCTTGACTCTCCCCCAGGGGGAGACCGCCACCATCCGCGCATGTCATCCAGACAGCGGTCGCGGAGGAACATCATGGTGTTGGCATTCGGAGCACTCGTCCTGCTGGTGGGTGCGGCGGCGGGCGCGTGGTGGTGGATGGGACGCGGGCTCTTCCAGCCGGGCACGGTGGAAGAGACGCTGGCCGCTCGGGGCGAGACGCTGGAGGTGCCCCCCGGACAGCGGACCGACGCCTCCCGCTGGGAGGTGGCGCCAGGCGTGCAACTGCACCACGTGGCCGTGGGCCAGGGGCGGGACGTCGTCGTCGTGCACGGAGGCC contains these protein-coding regions:
- a CDS encoding LVIVD repeat-containing protein; this translates as MSPLPRFPLAVFLSALHVLAVLSGCDDPPRPAPDAGTLPGEDAGTPWDGGYTVLEEWGDSMEDPGALAPCAFLPEPGSTSPACPEPSQFDLSACDRATLGTVPEDGIYQVRMRYEEGPVTSFSFQFRSDGGPDTGLGTPLTSKQKDGQSLFLAQHTLRADGGSTRVLFAGCEARTPGRFTGCQARCVNGVVRSSATFEAVRMSWREGEAESSGGLQRVSESSVAQGMPVDVYVTKEHAYVVSVSTSARSGKAGGLTVFDVKDRRHPVLKKVISLPEENYWNGVWAKGDALYVASNATGVVVFDITDPANPAFVRTVPAGAAPLDIHTVLVDGDRLYGMAPPPESSTFVFDVSQPLAPVLRQRIQLPLIDSYDGPHDAFAYGGRLYVNHTAAGYHVVDVSNLEDVKLLGTYPYANSYSHHNAVGTFAGRTIAFEGGEGSGASLRVLDVTDPAHIVKIGQYKLRDVTSIHNMLLVGTRLYVAWYHEGVRVLDVSNPTKPREVAHFNTYRETDPERTDSGAEGAIGIRVPGDGYVYVVDTSRGLLIFDEP
- a CDS encoding aldo/keto reductase, producing the protein MTTAVAVTSQDFTHRHVPVFGKPVHRLGLAANYGIDEAGMRAAFERGLNYVYWTPTARKMTRVLRESLKPHRERFVVAACTTLGWFPGQVRRSCERALKVLGTDYLDLFQLSWLGTTSAWTPGTVDVLMKLKEEGKVRALGVSIHDRERAGRLAEDSPLDLLMIRYNAAHPGAERDIFPHLARRKPAVIAYTATSWRRLLKRPRGWDGPVPTAGDCYRFCLSNAHVDVVLTGPANTAQLDDNLAALERGPMSAQELQWMRDFGRVVHG
- a CDS encoding serine/threonine protein kinase, translated to MERRGWGAYGAVYRAFRVEGVPGPVALKLALHPGDERFAREGELLSRIRHPSVPRLVARGSWRQPGDILSTPYIAMEWIEGVSLYEWARVQCPSSRQVLHALASLARALEATHAAGGVHRDVKGDNVLVSAADGQVFLTDFGSGHYLGAATLTSPPFPPGTPHYRSPEAWRSVRLPFQASAPPYAPGPADDVFALGMTAYRLVTDDYPPTPAPMDEESHIWRPEGPGPRPLHAVNVRCCEELSGLVCRMISVHPEARGSARELAEALEQAARRAGPKADVPLFAREEPQPVDARGAPRHVVPRAAGHTARSWLTAASLGGAVVLGAAWLLSAHPGEEAAQGHASAPEDEKDGGTVAVGDTALTAPVSPRAPSAWSAISVDVPPRPLPGQQRVDTSGRCPSRTQVPINGGCWTKLAVSMKDCDASFNYYEYKGACYGPALPPARPSTSGPAEHSEYDTP
- a CDS encoding PQQ-dependent sugar dehydrogenase, with protein sequence MTGRSFSLPQRLGLVAALCASALVACSDKPSTESDAGTSDAGTSLKNSCLGPSSANVANARLPAGYCAWTWATAADPRGLIVAPNGDVLVVERTAGRIAALYDSNGDGVSDSSERATLVEVSGLNHGITLHDGYLYASSATRVLRWPFATGTRAALSGQEAVVTGIPSGGHATRTIIFDAEGRLYVSVGSAANVDNDSTRARIRRFTAAQVQAGNVAFTDGEVFADGLRNEVGLRFDGQGRLWGVENGRDNLNRADLGGDIHTDNPAEELNLFAEAGRFYGYPYCFSEFLLPSGVGMGPKTQWADPGFMNDGTHSDAWCRDVNNVVPPMLAMPAHVAPLDIVFYDGASFPPEVVDDAFVSFHGSWNRQPAQGYEVVRVVFENGSPVRYEPFFEFNSASDTAASWPHRPVGLGVGPNGELFVSSDASGRIIAIGYQR
- a CDS encoding DUF7710 domain-containing protein, with translation MLHELADVWVFCGAGARFPSGVFRARSSAEDWIGRYRLSGTLTKYPLDEGVYDWAVRGGFFEPKRAEHSSATFVQGFSSASQEHYHYSDGVLD